The Oxobacter pfennigii genome includes the window TGCGCGGCTGGACCCTACCGTACCTATAGAGGATACCATAGGAGCAATTGCCGACATGGTTAAGGCAGGATATGTACGTTACATAGGTCTGTCGGAAATGAGTGCTGAAACTGTAAAAAGAGCACATAAGGTCCATCCTATAAGCTGGCTTCAAATTGAGTATTCACTTTTCAGCAGAGGTATTGAGAAGGAGATCTTGCCTTGCATAAGAGAACTTGGAATTTCTCTAAGCGCTTATGGCGTATTATCCCGTGGATTGCTAGGCGGTGCCTGGGATAAAAACAGGGCTTTGATTGCTAATGATGTACGCAATAATTATCCCCGTTTTTCGGGAGAAAACCTTAACAAGAATCTTGCTCTGATAGAAGATTTACGGAATATTGCACAAAAAAAGCAAGCTACGGTTTCACAGCTTGCCATTGCTTGGGTATTATCCCGTGGGCAAAATATAATTCCTGTAATTGGTTCAAGAAAAATCTCTCAATTGAAGGATACTTTAGGTGCTTTGGATATTGATTTAAGCACAGAGGATATAAGAGAAATCGAAGCTGCCATACCTATAAACTCTGTTTTTGGTGAGCGTTACAGCCTATACCAGATGAAGATGCTGGACAGCGAGAAATAAAATTACAATATACCGTGTTCAATTAATGCCTTTTTTAATTCAGCTGGGCTTGTTACTTTAACAGCATTAATTCCAAGAGCTTTTGCAGCTTCAATATTTTTATCATTATCGTCAAAAAATAATATTTCACCTGGGTTACAGCCTGTCTTCTCAATTACGTCAAGATAGGCTTCTTTGTCCGGCTTTAAAAAACCCGTTTCAAAGGACAGGAAATAATCGCCTATACCGCTTTTTCCATATAACTCACCTGATACCATATCCCAGTGGATTGGGTTGGTATTAGACAATATTGCTTTTCTGTAAGCGGATGGTATGGAACATAATACTTCAAGGGCATTAGGATAAAAGCCCTTTATGAATTTGCCAAAGCAAGAAATCAAAAAAGGTGAATCTACTGGCAGATTGAATTCTCTTATTATAGTTTCTGCAAAGACAGCAGTGTCCATTTTCCCTGATTCAAAATCCTTTGAATATTGGGAAGAAACCCATTTTTTCCAGAACTCTTCAGCTTTCTCACTCCAGCCTATTAAGGACAAGAATTCGGGAATATGAGAAACTTCAGCTAGTACTCCTCCCAAATCAAATAAAAGAAGCTGATATTTCATTAAATTTCACACCCCTATATTTAAAAAGATAAACTCACCGGTTATGGTGAGTTTATCTTTATGTATTATACTAATTCCTTAGCTTTAACAGCAGCTCCGCCTGCGTCACGGGCATAGGCGTCAGCTCCGATTGAGGATGCGAATTCAGGAGTGATAGGTGCTCCGCCTACTATAACCTTGAATCCGGTCAAGCCGCTTGATTTTATAGCTTCTACAGTTTCTTTCATAGCCGGCATAGTTGTTGTTAAAAGTGCTGAGCAAGCAACAACTTTAACATCAGGATTTGCTTTTATTGTTTCGATGAATTTTTCTTTTGGAACGTCAACGCCGAGATCGATAACATCGAAGCCTGCGCTGCCTATCATAAGAGCAACAAGGTTCTTACCGATGTCATGAAGGTCTCCTGAAACAGTTCCGATTACACATTTTCCAAGGGAAACTGAACCTGCACTTGCAAGAACGGGTTTAAGAACTTCTACGCCTTTTTGCATAGCTTTTCCTGCAACAAGCATTTCAGGAACAAATATTTCTCCTGATGAGAACTTGTCACCAACTACTCCCATTGCGGCAACCATAGCTTCGAGTATGGCAGTTGCCTCAAGTCCTTCATTTAATGCTTCCTGTACCAAGCCAGGAACCACCTTAGTCTTACCGGCTGCTACGCCAGCTTTGATTTCATCAATTTTTGACACTTTAATTTCCTCCCTTTATTATATTTATAAAGTTAAGTAAAGTTTGTCCAAAATATTATTATTAAGATTTTAGAACAATATCTTGCTTATCCTGTCTATCTCTTCGCTTACAACACCGTATACTTCGGGATATACGCTGTTGGGAC containing:
- a CDS encoding corrinoid protein, which produces MSKIDEIKAGVAAGKTKVVPGLVQEALNEGLEATAILEAMVAAMGVVGDKFSSGEIFVPEMLVAGKAMQKGVEVLKPVLASAGSVSLGKCVIGTVSGDLHDIGKNLVALMIGSAGFDVIDLGVDVPKEKFIETIKANPDVKVVACSALLTTTMPAMKETVEAIKSSGLTGFKVIVGGAPITPEFASSIGADAYARDAGGAAVKAKELV
- a CDS encoding aldo/keto reductase, which produces MRKRKIGQDGPLVSAVGLGCMGMSGIYGAADLKECIATIHKALDEGINIFDTGDFYGSGHNELLLREAFTGYKREDITISVKFGHMRTPDGGYTSPDCRPEAVKNFLAYTLQRLGVDYIDIYYPARLDPTVPIEDTIGAIADMVKAGYVRYIGLSEMSAETVKRAHKVHPISWLQIEYSLFSRGIEKEILPCIRELGISLSAYGVLSRGLLGGAWDKNRALIANDVRNNYPRFSGENLNKNLALIEDLRNIAQKKQATVSQLAIAWVLSRGQNIIPVIGSRKISQLKDTLGALDIDLSTEDIREIEAAIPINSVFGERYSLYQMKMLDSEK
- a CDS encoding HAD-IA family hydrolase encodes the protein MKYQLLLFDLGGVLAEVSHIPEFLSLIGWSEKAEEFWKKWVSSQYSKDFESGKMDTAVFAETIIREFNLPVDSPFLISCFGKFIKGFYPNALEVLCSIPSAYRKAILSNTNPIHWDMVSGELYGKSGIGDYFLSFETGFLKPDKEAYLDVIEKTGCNPGEILFFDDNDKNIEAAKALGINAVKVTSPAELKKALIEHGIL